The Euwallacea similis isolate ESF13 chromosome 18, ESF131.1, whole genome shotgun sequence sequence AAAGTCACGTGAAGAGGTGCCATTATCACATAGCCTCATCTAGCAAAAAATCACGTCCGGAAGGGCAGCAGTAACATAGGACATTTTGATGGACACCGCAAATTTAGGAGAAATCAAAGAAACACATGAAGAGTAAGCAAGGAGTTCAGATATGTAATGAAAAGGAAGAAgtaaaaagaaacatttgtTACGAAAATGTTGGTGTCAGAAAGTCATATATGCACTTAATGACTCTGAATTGGAAGATTTAGTAGTTTAATAGTAAAAgtaacataaaatattttatttggtgCAAAAGTGTTAAGTTTTTAGTGGGAAGTAACTATCGGCTCCTTTACGTCGGTCTAAGCGGTGAGGTGGCCCTGATGTCGCGCAAGCTCTACAAGGGAAGAATATGCCTCTTAACTAACCACTACAATTACCCTACTTTTCAGGAAACTGAATTGTAACAATCCAATTTAATGTGGGTTTAGTCGATctataaaaggaaatttcgcaacaataattaaatccaATGCTCAGACCCAGGGAGAATTTCCGATTTAAATCATGAAATTAGTACCCCGATTGGAGCAATGCGTGACGTTCACTTGCTTGTTTAAAACTCACATTTTAATTGGCTTGCGCCTAACTGTTTGAATACGCATGGCATCAACTAGCACGAGTTAATCACTGTTTAGAATGTATTGGAGCGATAagtacaaattttcaacagGGGATTTAGTTAAGATGAGAAACCAATTATAGCACCCACACACCTTACCACCCTTCATTGGAATTGTTACTGGTCACGATTTGACGAATGTTGCGAGTAACGTGAGAAACATCAAAACGTGCCCCAAATATGATTAAAATGTCATAAGATGCAGTTATATAGGGTACATAGTTCTTGGGTGAAGTCACAAAAGGTGTAGTTGCAGATGCAGGAAGTCGTAAGATGATCCCTGGCCGCCTTCTTTGCTCTGGCAAAAAAGTCTTAAGGGGTTTGAGTCGCGTGCGCGTTTGAAGTACAAAAGATTTGCCGGAAGAAATAAGGTACCGGAAGGCGGCCCACATGTCCGTTCATTGAGTTCTAGAAGCAATGTGCCTTTTATATCAAGAAATCAAGATCTTTAATGTAGGGTAGAGGATCGCGTAATTACTGATTATGTGTCGTTGCAGTTGCATCTGCTCTagactttttcattttgaatattcgGATAGTGCTGCACATTTAAATAAAGCCACAGAGTGTTTCGGGGCTTTATGCGATACGGGGGGTTGCGTCGGCTCCCTCAGGGGCACGCCTATGGTGAATAAAAATCCGCGCCGTTTGTACTCCGAGTGATTTCAGTCAGCTCCGTCTGTATCCGCCTGTATAATTATTCATTGTGAACGTGAATTTGTATGGAAGCAGCCACAGGACCACTCCCCTGTggttttcttgaattttctgACATATGTTGTAATTACGATTGCTCGAAATCCACCCCAGCTGTTTTTTCATGGCTAAACGACTTGCGCGATTTAACGATTATTTTCCACCACTTTATTTTCCGTTATGTTCGCATCGTTGCGTTTTGATGGCTTTATTATATCCGGCTCTAATAACGCAGTCCACTAATTCATTGTTActttaattgtttctttgttttaaagaCAACTTCCACCCGCCAAAGAAGATGCACGATCCACCCCCTATCGCTATAATCATGATCAGGATGATCGTCATTGAGCTTCCATATCCGACCCCCATTACGTGGGACCGATGACTTGCGAAGTTATCAATGTTGCCTTGTAGCAGTGTTTCGTTAAACTTGTACTTGATATAGTCGTAAACACGTTTTTTTGCAATAGTTCTCAGTTGTTCGTAGCCGTTCTACCTTCTATGATGATGTTTTCGTGGAATCCTTGGATGGCCGATCATTGCTGTTCAACAGTCTCTCTTATACTCCAAGTTCCCCATTGATTGTTGTGTAAGCACATGATGTCTGGTTTCTGTCCTTAATGTGTTGCTTGGGGATTAATTGAGACATCGGTGCAGGCCATGGTTGTTCAGTTCTTTTGCGGGAGGTAGTGCCCATCTACTCTTCGGAATAGCTTAAAAAAGCCATATTTTGGCACTTCTTGTGGGTACTAGAAGAACAAGTCTTTTGGATGTTCTAGTAGGTGGAAAATGTAAATCTGTCTCATTGagttggatttttttgtaGGAGTTTGTGCTCATTTAGCTGAATTTCTATGTGAGTGAGGTTCACACCTTTAGCACTGTAAGCTGGCGGAGCGATGAGGGTCTTTTAAGCAGCGATTGTTTGAAAcaccaaattatttttcactttgtAGAGGTTCCAATTTCTTGATATTCATTTGTTCTTCATCGAGAGGCTAATCgctatttttattcaaactaCTCCACAAAAGAGCTATTTAACTCCGTTTTAACTGTGTAAATATATAGTGACCTTTCTCCGAAACTCCAtgtataaaattgattttcttccCTTCTAAATCAGTATTATTCTGATTGTGCGTGAGATGTCCGAACATAGAACTCATTTGGGGCAAAAATATGGCGGAGAAAGGGCGATTAGCCACGTAGCTGACCAGATAGTAACGATGGACGTTTAGAATAAATAATCCTCTAAATTGATGGCTAAACATTCACGCACGCAACACCtaacgaaataaaatattcatcgTTTTACCTTAGTCGTAGCTCTTATCCATTTGACAATCAATCTAGAGTTACTCATTTGCATTTAAGTGGTTCATTTTGGTTTTATAGTTGATTTTTGGTGACAATTTATTGGCCGATTAATCACGGGCATCAACATTGATaaacccaaattttaaaaaatcttcatgggagaaaaaaaatatcagaaaatgATTTATACGATTTGTTGATTGTTCGCACCATTGCTAACAAGTTCTCGACTAACCTGAGATAACCAAAAGTGTGATTGTGTTAATTCAGTGAGGTGCTTTGTCTGATTTAAATAGACGATAAAGTGAGGAATTAATCATTGTCACTATACTgaggttttcgaaataaaaaatcagtatACCTAGATAAGGGACTGCAGCAGTGGTCTGCTCACTTCCTTTTGTCCGTTTTGCATAAAAGggtgaattaaattaaattcgtgAGCTTTTAGCCCTAGGCGCCTCAATGCAAATGTTAGCCAGACAGATTGCTCCAAAAAGTACACACATGTGATTTTGTAGTGCAGTTCAAGCCTCTACAAAACCGATTGCCCTGGATGGGTAAACTACATAAGTTAATCGATCAACCATTTACTTTAATAGTTTGAGTCCAATACGCAGTGTAAACAACTTATGCATAATTTAAGGGTAATTTCGTCGGCGGCTTTATCTTTCCGGCGTAATGCTGAAAGGCGGTTAAACTGTATAAAAAGTATTTGGCACACGTGCCGGATATGACGAGGCCTGGACCCCACAGCCCTTCGTTTTACCGTATTGTTCGGGGTGTACAAATTCAAGCGATTATTTCCTgcgatatttatttatcatgCCTATTAGGCATGCCGAGCGTAAACGTGATCCTAAATTGAGATGGCTGGGTCGAgttaattttgttatgttttgATTGGATCGGAATGTTATTGCCATCATTCAAGTGGAAATCGATGTTCAAAAATGCAGCGAAACTATCGATTTTGTGCCAATCGTGTAGGGCGCCCACACTCAGGCAGTGCAAAAAACGGAAGGCAGCCATGCGCAGCAATTCCGTGTATAAATGACAAATACGTCAACGGATTATTTAATGCCGGAATCGGCCCCAGATTTGCTCATAGTTTGCATCTTTAATAACATGGATTTTTACAGCGTTACAGcaacatgaattttttaagttctcTCTTTTTATGGCCCAAGACAGATTATATGGCTTGTTACCCGCTGAAGGGAGCTCCAAATAACAATTATGTAGATCATCAAAAGGAAGTCAAAGCGTGCAAAATTAGTGTTAACCTCTAATGCAACATCACTCATAAGCCTCAGTCactaaattttacatattcgtCTAAAAAACATTGCagtattcgtttttttttttatgtaagtaGATGAAGTGAGGCGTGATGAAAGACTACACGGTAACAAATTTGTGCATTTCTTTCGTCTTGTACATCAACGGTCTATTGGTCAAGATCAGCCATGCGTGCTTTAAATCACAATTTCAAGCTTTTTTCagtattcaaatatttgacaAAGCTTCGAAATTTGATGTTCCAAACATTCATCGACTTGAacacaaaaaatcaagttattaCTCAACTGCCGTACTTTATGGCTGCGACGAATTAGCAGTAATAATTTGTCAGTTTAATAGATTCGAAGAATACCTGTAAAATGCAATATGGGTCCTAACTTTCCGTTTTTAGTAATCGCGGCTGTTTTGCAAGAttcgatttatttaaaattccattccttcgtaataaataatacttgtGTGCCATAAGAAATCAGGCGTAATGTAGAAagttaatattgaattttgcaTACAAGGCAAAATGGGTTATGGCTCTCGTATGTGCAAGAGAATAAAACAGACGTAATCCAAACTTATTGCGAATGATTTTGTAAGTGGGATTTAAGGAAGAGATTAAAAACTGGACGGATCGGGGGGTGTGGAAGCGTATCCCTATACGTTAAACTTTTCCATCGGCGGCAAGTCGAACCCCGATACTTGAAAGGTAAATACCGagcaaatatttatcaaagaTAATTACACCGGTGCCTATGGGACTAAAATCTCATTGCCGTTCGTTGAGGGTGCGTTACTCAACtgataaatcaattttatttcccGAATTTGCCTCTGcattgaaatatctttaattcgACAATTTTCGGTGATAACTGCAGATTGATTTTCCGCACCACCCTCGAAAGTGACAGATGAGAATCGTTTCCGTATTTGTCAGCAATCCCTTAACAACTACCCCCAACAACCCCAGTCGACTTGATCTGTTCTGTTCTGCTCCCCGTAATCGGCAATTGAGATGCCAGCAACTGCTGACACTTATAATCGGTCATCACCGTGTGCGCGCGGGATGGaagttattatattttattagacaCATATACTAGAAACATGGAAAATCCGGGATTTTGCGAAATTGGTTTCGTACATGCCGATAAATTGGCTTTTGCGCTCCTAATTTGGCACATGTGCGTACCAACATgcatgtaaattaattttattgagcAGTCGGCGTATCCGGGACATTTTAGTTAATGGAGAAGTAATACGGGaacaaatcaaaaatgttaggcgcttgaatatttttggagTGGGACTCCGACGTGACACGAATCCGCTAGAAAAACTGCCCCTAAAAAGCTTTTCGTTCTCGCCAGCTTTCTCCGGATTCCCTTAGACGCTCGGAAAACAACTGCTCGTGCGAGCCCATAGGTTGTGGCACTAACTCGGATTTGGCGCACTGCGGACCGACTGTCAACGCATTGCGGCCCCTGTCAACTAGATATAATGGCTTACTCCTGGcgtacttaaataaaaaataaagcgaTTTAAAGGGGCGGATATCCGCGTAGGAAGTTTCTGCTTTATGCAAGtgtaaatcaaatatttggaTCTCCAGTGCGGGTTGTACtatgtatatattaaattGGAGCCAACCCTTTGTTGGTCAATAAAAGGAGATAAAAGTCAATTAGGGAAAACCGTGGACCGGCGTTCATGAGCTTCGTTTCTAGTTAATCAGCCAGTCCGGAAAGATCGGCTTGCAGCGCGACCCCTGTGGGTGACAGCAGTAAGCAGGACGCGAGCAATTTGTTTGCGCCACGATTCGTGCCTCGGGCCCGCCATCACCGAACCACTAACGATCAACTGCGCCTGAATTGATGCGACACGACACCCTTAACCCCCTCAGTTCTCGGGGAGTCAAACCCGCCACCAAATGTGACCGCCCTTATAGACGGCCAATATTAACAGTGGCGCGCAGTTTTTTAGCTCCGTTTAATAGTTCTAGACTTTAAGCCGAGTTAAAAGAATAAGTTGTTGCtgagcttttaaaatttgccacaCGGTTGCATGTGCGATATTCAATTCACTGGCAATTTTTCGCATACTAATTGCTTACGTATACTGTTGTTTTTTCAACATACGGCCCTGATAAGTTTTCatctattttaattagaattttattagaaattcatGATGATATGTCGCACTTCgcaatttgtgcaaattttcgttttttattacttttttcttttacggAAACGCTTGCTGAAATTTCGCGTAAAGAAATAATCACGACGCAAAGATCGTTCACCATCGGGAAGAGCCTGAAACatcctaaaatttttcagattcACCCGCTAAAATTTGTCTACAtctacatatttaattaacaaccTGTACAACCTTGATTTCATGCTGCGCTCCGCACACCAAGCGTTTCCTTACGTTTAACCACTGACTCAGTTTAGGAAAGATTTTGGCAACAAAACTTTTGTTACACTTCAATTGTCAGAGCTATTTAATTCTCTTTAGTTAaccaattttcattgaaaaattaccatttttgaaGCCATAATAGTACATTTCTCGAAATAAGCAAAGCTGAATAAAATTCATGACAATAATATGcgggtttttaaaatatgtccGTTGGGATGTGACAGGTTATAAGCCAAGTTGGGAAATCCGTGCACGCCTCATTGATTTTCTGTTATTGAGATCCAAAGCGTTTTCGATATGCATTTTTCTCTTGACGAAAGCCAATTGACTGTTTTCTCGTCGTACTGCTGGAGATGGAAAGCAGGGAAATTAAACGGAAAAGAGGAAATTCTTTAGAAATTCTTGattcgtatttttattatattacgAGCTTAAGCTATTTGAGCTCGCAGCGTCTTTAAagaactatttttttacaattaattaagttgaaacaaataaaaaactatcaattttcaaaaaagctcAATTATCGATTTCAGATGTGACAGAGAGACTCCAACATGGCAGCGCCAGAAACATCGACCAAACTACACAACGACATTCCATCAGTTTCTCCTCCACCCTCCAGGACGCTCAAATTTTCCATAGCCAAAATCATGGAGCCCGACGTTAAGCAGAAGAAAAAAGATTTAGACAACGAGAAAAATCTCACATTCTCCTACTCCTCAGCCTTCGAATCTGCTTTCAAGAAATATGTCCCTAATGTGCTTCAGTCGCACGAACTTTTGCAGAACTACCCCCTAGTATACTATCATCCCAGTCAACTGATGCTAGGGTCTATGTCCCTGTATAACCCAGCAATACAAGAGCGCAACGAGAATAGTTCCGGGCTGCCGCCTCAAGTCCCTCTAGAAAGCGGTACTAAAGCTCATTCTTCAGTGAAGCCAGCACCAAAGAGCACTGGTGGCAGTaccaacaacaacaacaacaacaacgcAAATGGAGAGTCAAACTCGTACGCTCCAAAGGCTAAAGTGTTCGAGTGTGGCGAGTGCGGGAAAGTCTTCAATGCGCATTACAACCTCACGAGGCATATGCCGGTGCACACAGGCGCACGGCCTTTTGTATGCAAAATATGCGGGAAGGGTTTTAGACAGGCGTCAACTTTGTGCAGACACAAAATCATTCATACGTCTGAAAAACCGCATAAGTGTCATACATGCGGGAAGGCCTTTAATAGGTCATCTACTCTGAACACGCATGCAAGAATACATAACGGCTACAAGCCTTTTGTGTGTGAGTACTGCGGGAAAGGTTTCCATCAGAAGGGCAACTACAAGAACCATAAGCTGACCCATAGCGGGGAGAAGGCTTACAAATGTTCTGTTTGTTCCAAAGCTTTTCATCAAGTTTATAATCTCACATTCCACATGCACACTCACAACGACAAGAAGCCGTTTACATGTCGGGTGTGTGGTAAAGGCTTCTGCCGTAACTTTGATCTCAAAAAGCACATGAGGAAGCTCCACGAGCACTCTGGAGCTGCCGTGGGTAGTAGCGAATACAGCCCAGTACCACCAGTGGGGTCAGGGGGCAGTATTTGTACAGCGGAAAGAGATATTCATCACTTTATTAGCCCTTTTATGTCAGTTCCTATGTACGCGTCTAAATTGTTGTGACCATTGTATTAGGCCAGTGTATAGAGTGTTCTAAAAAGGTTGATTTAAGCATTGATGAGGGCGCTTTGCATTGGGCTCTATGCAAATTTCCATACTCCCTAAGACCAAATAGTGAAAATATAACCATTACTTGTACCTTGtatctaaataataatagccAGCATATACCCGTGTAAATAAACATCAAGTAGTCAGTTCCATTTCTCTAAATGGTCTCAACTTTAACTCTTCGTCGCTTTTGCAGATCAAAGTCCCCCACATAAACAGATTTTTATCAGTTCGGCTTTTCCTAAAAGGGCAGAGCtttcagttttattacatattcaCTAAAGCCTTATAGCTGTTTCCACATCGTGATACCCTGCTGAATGTTTCAGGACGGTTTTCATAGTAATTATTTTAGCTTTGTCATTTGTGGTGTTGCTTACTTCatcgttttcttttaaacattttcaagcTTGCAGTTTCGACAGTGTTTACCATTAGATTCGTCAGGGATCGCAACTCAACCATACCGACCTTGTGTAATGTCCATCAGCGTTATGCTCATTTCGTTTCCTCACTTTAAAAGGGTATGATGATTCTTCAGTGTGAAATCTTTTCACTTCGTTGAAGTTTAGTGGTCTGGGTGACTAATTCGCATGTGTATAGTCACCAACTGCCCTCATACGCGCAGTGATAGATGAGTTAATTAGGGCTGCTCATCTTAACGAGCGAATTTGGACTGCTCATCTTAACAAGCAAATTATACTTATAAGAAATATTGCTCTACCTGTATATGACATAATTAAAAGGTAATTTGTAAGTAGTAATCCCTTTATTTTCATGTGCAATATTAAATCGTATGCTAGTCTCACATGGAGactaaataaacttttaacgTGTAAAAATTACATAGTTTAAGTAAATGTTGTTTCCTACTAGAATTTGTTTGATTTCACCTCAAGTTAAATGGGTTAGAGGGATAATGCTGATTTGATGCCATCTTAGAATGGTCATCCGCTGGTAGTAGATCTTCCCTCCAGGGAtgaaagaaaacttaaaaaaatctcgtGTTCTGAAGGATTCAGGCTCACTTGCCAAATATTTGCCGATCAAAAATTTTGTCTGAAGAGGCACCCAGGGCTCACGCCCACGTTACGAATCTGTCGAATTCCCACGAACCTCGTACTGACTGGACACAAATCCCGAGCATTAGTGgtaggtattttttttttaaacaggaaTAAATGTCTGCTAGAAGTCTATTATTAAAGTGATAAAAGGGATAATTGCTCTTTGTGGCAATGTTTAGCAATATTCGTAAATCAAAGTGAATATGATAAAAAGTCAAGAAAGTCAATGTAAGTCATTGTAATTAATGTGAacagcttttatttttaagccctctactaaataatttaagcCCTCTgctaaaatttgcaattttcaagtctattttttttcgaagCTGGCAAATTTGAGAAGCAACttaatatggaaaaatatgCTTGAGCTTTATGGACGCACGCAGAAAGAACTGAATACTTgttttgaatatctaaatctgcaagttttaattaacatcagccaaatacatttaaacaatagtaatagaatatttatttcaaataaaagacgAATTGAAATGTACCTTAAATATGCTATTTGAGTATTTAGTCAACACGAGAATGAAATAAAGATGTTTGATTCGACTGGTATCGTGATTCACGTATTGGTGGAATTGTATGAATAACAGGAATGCCTGTATGTGGTTTCCCATCCAAGCTAACAAAATCGAACATCTAAATTGAGGGGCTTAGCGGAACTAACTGAAGAGCTTCAATAAGCTCTTTAGATAGCTTTAATAAGAGACGTTTAACGGATCTTACCACAATGCacatacaaataaaattttaccgAATAAGGGTTTAGTAATATGCTCAgctatgtataataaaaaaaactactgTTTCAGCAGCTTCTATAGCCGATTTATATGCCCTTAAGTCGTGGtgttttgaattattgaatttttttgatcaAACGGATATGATAGCGACAGAGGAAACGAATCTTCATCCGAGTCTTGATTAGTTTGAAACTATTAATTGCAGTGCAGAGTAAACTTCAGAGTTCACTGCTTgatttctgttatttttaatacagggAAGCATACtaattgttaaagttttttagaTATCATAGATGTGCTAAAGACACGTagtaatattaaagaaatatctaGGAGTCACCGTAACTGTACCATATATATCTACGTCAGATCAATGCAACCGGGCAAAGCACCATAAAGACCTGTTACTGTGAGTAAGAAGAGTATTTTTTCCATGCGAATTATTAATGGATGTGAATTTCGTCATTTAAAGCTAGAAAATCTTCAGTTTTTTGCATTATCATGACCCTTGCGGTGAATTCAAGAAACCCCTTTTTCTCCTTGGGCCCTAAAGTACCTCTTTAGGTACGTGTTCACGGGTGAATAATGTTGCATTTTAAGATCGCCTGGAAAAAATACTGTTTGTGTTATAATTTTCAGAGCAAAATATGATGAAATTATATGAAGGACTGCaagattatattttttaagatttggttgttaaaatttcactcaCCACCATCTATCTTTCCTGTCTTAAAAACTGCCAAGTTCTCGCGTTACAACTTCTACAGCAATCAGTAATACAAATTGATTTTAGCTTGGTATGAACATTAAATCGAAACGTATGATAGTAAATTAACTCTCAAGGCCAACAGATGGCACGAGTCAAAATCCAACTCCCGCCATGGGAAAACCAGAAAACTGTTTCTTTCCTTCTTGACAAAATCAATGAGCCGACCTAACAGAAACACGCCGATGTGGCGACGACATCTATGTTGGGCAAACCCAGGCAAATCCATCCCTTCTATTGATCATCCTTTTAATGAAGCATA is a genomic window containing:
- the LOC136414746 gene encoding fez family zinc finger protein erm-like → MAAPETSTKLHNDIPSVSPPPSRTLKFSIAKIMEPDVKQKKKDLDNEKNLTFSYSSAFESAFKKYVPNVLQSHELLQNYPLVYYHPSQLMLGSMSLYNPAIQERNENSSGLPPQVPLESGTKAHSSVKPAPKSTGGSTNNNNNNNANGESNSYAPKAKVFECGECGKVFNAHYNLTRHMPVHTGARPFVCKICGKGFRQASTLCRHKIIHTSEKPHKCHTCGKAFNRSSTLNTHARIHNGYKPFVCEYCGKGFHQKGNYKNHKLTHSGEKAYKCSVCSKAFHQVYNLTFHMHTHNDKKPFTCRVCGKGFCRNFDLKKHMRKLHEHSGAAVGSSEYSPVPPVGSGGSICTAERDIHHFISPFMSVPMYASKLL